Proteins encoded together in one Flavobacteriales bacterium window:
- the ppk1 gene encoding polyphosphate kinase 1, whose product MRPDERKDVLEQARLHVRRHFSKHIGARFTFHDLDHTLAVTRTALEIGRAHRLPEADLWTLELAALFHDAGYAQAYAGHERVSARLAAAFLKEQGVPAAQVRRVVALIAATRVGARPRSLLQRILRDADSAKAGQVDFEEHSERLKQELQAVTARSVKRGEWERENLAYLEGHRFHTPYAERRFGAQKRMNLGLARQRVHQGRLPAPRVLHDPYFDRDLSWLAFNDRVLQEASDPRVPLLERIKFLAIYSSNLDEFYRVRVASLRSLAKLGRRDRTALGVATEALIARINRTALRQQKQFGRLYRRTLLPALGRHGIRLLQEDRLDKRQQAFARAFFSTRVTPLLHTAEVRDGNALFIEDRKLYLVCRLRPVGKGKRRERLVLVNVPSDAVGRFITLPAARGRTALIFLDDVMRLGLRDHFAGHELVDSYAIKLSRDAELYLEEEFGERVVDKVWRSLRKRSTGVPSRFLYDERMPPALRKAMRSLLGLKGPDLVAGGRYHNFSDLMGLPVEGHAALRDPQRAPLPRPGAAARRRLFDRIAQRDLLLHFPYHDFGVVVDWLRQAARDRQVRSIALTLYRVAERSQVCEALIEALRAGKQVTVFVEVQARFDERTNLHWGEQLEAAGARVLYSYEGLKVHGKLGLIERREGRVLKRYAYLGTGNFHERTARLYADCALLTADTELCREVSEVFRHLEDRRHVPQLRQLLMAPAGLRSGLEALIDREIEQARSGKPSGILLKLNSLEDRAMIGKLYDASRAGVPVRLIVRGICCLVPGVAGTSDRIAAISIVDRYLEHARAYVFHAQGRHVLYLASADLMERNLDRRVEVAFPLRDPEAKAEVLRMLDLQWADSMKARVIDAQQENRYRKPPRGTKAVRAQEDFRAWLATADRPRGAR is encoded by the coding sequence ATGCGGCCGGACGAACGCAAGGATGTGCTGGAACAGGCCCGGCTGCACGTGCGGCGCCACTTCAGCAAGCACATCGGCGCGCGCTTCACCTTCCACGACCTCGACCACACGCTGGCGGTGACGCGCACGGCGTTGGAGATCGGGCGGGCGCACCGCCTGCCCGAAGCGGACCTGTGGACCCTGGAGCTGGCGGCGCTGTTCCACGACGCGGGCTATGCGCAGGCCTATGCGGGCCACGAGCGCGTAAGCGCACGGCTGGCGGCGGCCTTCCTGAAGGAACAGGGCGTGCCGGCCGCTCAGGTGCGCCGGGTGGTGGCGTTGATCGCGGCCACCCGCGTGGGCGCCCGGCCGCGCAGCCTCCTGCAGCGCATCCTGCGCGATGCCGACAGCGCCAAGGCTGGGCAGGTGGACTTCGAGGAGCACAGCGAGCGGTTGAAGCAGGAGCTGCAGGCGGTGACCGCACGGTCCGTGAAGCGCGGCGAATGGGAACGTGAGAATCTGGCCTACCTGGAAGGTCACCGCTTCCACACGCCCTATGCCGAGCGGCGCTTCGGAGCGCAAAAGCGCATGAACCTCGGCCTGGCGCGCCAGCGCGTGCACCAGGGCCGGCTGCCCGCACCGCGGGTGCTGCACGATCCGTACTTCGACCGGGACCTCAGCTGGCTGGCCTTCAACGACCGGGTGCTGCAGGAGGCCAGCGACCCACGTGTGCCGTTGTTGGAGCGCATCAAGTTCCTGGCGATCTACAGCAGCAACCTGGACGAGTTCTACCGCGTGCGGGTGGCCTCGCTGCGATCGCTGGCCAAGCTGGGCCGGCGCGACCGCACGGCGCTGGGCGTGGCCACCGAAGCACTGATCGCCCGCATCAACCGAACGGCCCTTCGCCAGCAGAAACAGTTCGGCCGCCTCTACCGGCGCACCCTGCTGCCCGCCCTGGGGAGGCACGGCATCCGGCTGCTGCAGGAGGACCGGCTGGACAAGCGCCAGCAGGCCTTCGCCCGCGCGTTCTTCAGCACCCGCGTGACACCGCTGCTGCACACCGCCGAGGTGCGCGACGGCAACGCGCTCTTCATCGAGGACCGCAAGCTGTACCTGGTGTGCCGGCTACGGCCCGTGGGCAAGGGCAAACGCCGCGAACGGCTCGTGCTGGTGAACGTGCCCAGCGATGCGGTGGGCCGCTTCATCACGCTCCCGGCCGCGCGTGGACGCACCGCCCTGATCTTCTTGGACGATGTGATGCGCCTGGGCCTGCGCGACCATTTCGCCGGTCATGAGCTGGTGGACAGCTACGCCATCAAGCTGAGCCGCGACGCGGAGCTCTACCTGGAGGAGGAGTTCGGCGAACGTGTGGTGGACAAGGTGTGGCGCAGCCTGCGCAAACGGTCCACCGGCGTGCCCAGCCGCTTTCTGTACGACGAGCGCATGCCACCGGCGCTGCGCAAGGCGATGCGCTCGCTGCTGGGCTTGAAGGGACCCGACCTGGTGGCCGGCGGGCGCTACCACAACTTCAGCGACCTCATGGGCCTGCCCGTGGAGGGCCATGCGGCGCTGCGCGATCCGCAGCGTGCGCCCCTCCCCCGCCCCGGGGCCGCTGCCCGTCGACGGCTCTTCGACCGCATCGCGCAACGCGACCTGCTGCTGCACTTCCCCTACCACGACTTCGGGGTGGTGGTGGACTGGCTGCGGCAGGCCGCCCGCGACCGGCAGGTGCGCAGCATCGCCCTCACGCTCTACCGCGTGGCCGAACGATCCCAGGTGTGCGAGGCGCTCATCGAGGCGCTGCGCGCGGGCAAGCAGGTCACCGTGTTCGTGGAGGTGCAGGCGCGCTTCGACGAACGCACCAACCTGCACTGGGGCGAACAGCTGGAGGCCGCCGGCGCGCGCGTGCTCTACAGCTACGAGGGGCTGAAGGTGCACGGCAAGCTGGGCCTCATCGAACGGCGCGAAGGCCGCGTGCTGAAGCGCTACGCCTACCTGGGCACCGGCAACTTCCACGAGCGCACCGCGCGGCTCTACGCGGATTGTGCGCTGTTGACGGCCGACACCGAGCTGTGCCGCGAGGTGAGCGAAGTGTTCCGGCACCTGGAGGACCGGCGTCATGTGCCCCAGCTGCGGCAGCTCCTGATGGCGCCCGCCGGGCTGCGCAGCGGCCTGGAGGCCCTCATCGACCGCGAGATCGAACAGGCGCGTTCGGGCAAGCCCTCCGGCATCCTGTTGAAGCTGAACAGCCTGGAGGACCGGGCGATGATCGGCAAGCTGTACGACGCCTCCCGCGCCGGGGTGCCCGTCCGCCTCATCGTGCGCGGCATCTGCTGCCTGGTGCCGGGCGTGGCAGGCACCAGCGACCGCATCGCGGCCATCAGCATCGTGGACCGCTACCTGGAGCATGCACGGGCCTATGTGTTCCACGCCCAGGGCCGACACGTGCTGTACCTGGCCAGCGCCGACCTGATGGAGCGCAACCTGGACCGCCGCGTGGAGGTGGCCTTCCCCCTGCGCGACCCCGAAGCGAAGGCCGAGGTGCTGCGCATGCTGGACCTGCAATGGGCGGACAGCATGAAGGCGCGCGTGATCGACGCGCAGCAGGAGAACCGGTACCGCAAGCCCCCGCGCGGGACCAAGGCCGTGCGGGCGCAGGAGGACTTCCGCGCTTGGCTGGCCACCGCCGATCGGCCCCGGGGTGCTCGGTAG
- a CDS encoding universal stress protein, producing MTHIFHPTDLTEAGATAFRHALRLAVAAPGKLTILHVTDGEAHRSDLPGVRQALVEWGLLRHPEDEEGLSALRLAVRKVISAEGDPVAACLDHLIRHPAQWLVLGTGQRTGTERLLKASVAEGLMRKSRVPALVLPAGVPGFVLPDKGRVALHRVLLPVGPPALARTAGIALHDLLQRCGVGRVEVHTLTVGEATLPADLHDRLNGRATFVHQHADGDVVDAIVAATDRLAVDLVAMATEGHDSLGDAVWGSRAEQVLRRLRTPAVIVPSQLPV from the coding sequence ATGACGCACATCTTCCACCCCACGGACCTGACCGAGGCCGGGGCCACCGCCTTCCGGCACGCGTTGCGCCTGGCCGTGGCGGCCCCCGGCAAGCTCACCATCCTGCACGTCACCGACGGTGAGGCCCACCGCAGCGACCTGCCCGGCGTGCGCCAGGCGTTGGTGGAGTGGGGCCTGCTGCGGCACCCCGAGGACGAGGAGGGCCTCAGCGCCCTGCGCCTCGCGGTGCGCAAGGTGATCAGTGCCGAGGGCGATCCAGTGGCCGCCTGCCTGGACCACCTCATCCGGCATCCCGCCCAGTGGCTCGTGCTGGGCACCGGCCAGCGCACCGGCACCGAACGTCTGCTGAAGGCCTCCGTGGCCGAGGGGCTGATGCGCAAGTCCCGCGTGCCCGCCTTGGTGCTGCCCGCAGGGGTGCCCGGCTTCGTGCTGCCCGACAAGGGGCGCGTGGCCCTGCACCGCGTGCTGTTGCCCGTGGGACCGCCGGCCCTGGCCCGCACCGCCGGCATCGCCCTGCACGACCTGCTGCAGCGCTGCGGCGTGGGCCGGGTGGAGGTGCACACCCTGACGGTGGGCGAGGCCACCCTACCGGCCGACCTCCACGACCGCCTCAACGGCCGGGCCACCTTCGTCCACCAGCACGCCGACGGCGATGTGGTGGATGCCATCGTGGCCGCCACCGACCGCCTCGCCGTGGACCTGGTGGCCATGGCCACCGAAGGGCACGACAGCCTGGGCGATGCCGTGTGGGGCAGCCGGGCCGAACAGGTGCTCCGCCGCCTCCGCACCCCCGCGGTGATCGTGCCGTCGCAATTGCCGGTGTAG